Part of the Parambassis ranga chromosome 16, fParRan2.1, whole genome shotgun sequence genome, ATCTGCACATTAGCATTACAATGTTATCAAGTGCAGTCTGTTTGACTCATGTCATTTTCAGTGCTGTCAGTCACTGGACATTGCTCTCAAATCCATTGTCTCAGAGAATCTCAGCTGTTAATCCCAAACCCTGGAAACATCAAACCAAAAATAACTGAGGGGAAGAGATGAAAATAAGGCCCACAGTTTGTTAACGGATTTCCTTTGTCTACACAACACTAAGTTTGAGACACTGGTATGACTTGACTTTTTTTAGCCATTTTTAGCCACATCTGGACACATTGACTTTCTTTTTAAGACCATCCTGATCCTTCTCCTCTTTAGCCCACAAAATGATTTCCAACAAccgcacacacacctctccctGTTTCACAAGAACCATTGTTGGAGCGTTTGCTTTTGCTCAGTCAACTCCGTTTTCTCTCTCTGAGCTGacacctccctctctgcctttgtGCCACTCTTGGGACTGATGTCTTTTCCGTTTTGCCGACCTCTCTCAATTAAAAAGGGAAAACTTCCAATCCTTTTGACCTTTACCTTGACTTAGCTGTTTCCACTAAAcatacatgaaaacacacagcccTGACACAGCTGCTCCCTCTCCTATTTTAGTCAAATCCCTCTCCGTTTCCTCCCTTTCTCGCTCTTTTAAAGGTATGCCTGGTTTTCTACTCTGATAAAATGACACAGACTTATGTAAGCAGGTTTGCATATTTGATGGCTGTTTGAGAACAAActacatctgcagcatgtaatgCTGACATTAGAGTGATAGTGATCTTTAAACAGTCTTAAATCTCTGTACTTTTTAGGACACAGATTTATCCCTGAATACCATTAAAGGACAAATCAGCAATGAGCGAAGAGCAAAAACATCCATCTTTTATATACTTTTATTACAATTTTACCAGCCACATCTTCAGGCAAAGCCAAAGTCTAGCAGCTTGaacatgtaaaacaaacatttattacaTCAACGACTCATTATTTCCAGCCTGTTCTCGTTAAAACTCATCATGGTTGCTCCTAGTGTCTCGTAGCCTTGTGAGGGACGCCAGCACCTCCTCTATGGGCCTCCTCCCGAGCTGTTTACCCCCTCTGCTCCTCACATTCACGGTTCCACTCTCACACTCCTTATCTCCTACCACTGcacaaaacacattcaacatCAGTAGTAATGAATGAGGAGCTGGAGATGAATCAACAGTGACAGGTTAGTTATTCGTTTTTACCAAATATGTAGTTGTACTGGGCCAGCTGAGCGGAGCGAATCTTCTTATTTAAGGTCGCTCCCTGATCGTCACTCAGATCCACCATAAAGCCAGCTCCATGGAACTGTTGGACCACCTTAACAGGAGATGAGACGTGCTTCTTTTTAAAGATCTGTAATGTGCTTCTCGCATCAGGAACCAAATGAATCATGACAGAAGGAGAGTGCACAAGGGCTTCCAATATACCAGAAGCAAGACTCCATCAGatactgacctgtctgctgtaTAACTCACTGTTGCCCCCCACAGGAATAACCATGATCTGAGCTGGAGACAGCCACAAAGGCCTAGGTGTGGCAAAAAGACAGAGGGCTCACATGTTAGATGTAGGAATGTTAAAAAGACGGCCAGTATGAGATCATTAGTAGATCATGTTATGATCACCTCACCATTTCCCGCCAAAGTTTTCAGCCAGTATAGCGATCATTCTCTCCAGTGATCCCAGCACTGCTCTGTGGACCATCACTGGTCTGTGCAGGCGTCCATCttgtctgaaaaaaaataattaatatgatatattacatattaattaatattaaatattcTGCATCACTACCTTCATTTGTAAAGGAAGTGCCTTGCTCACTTTAACAACACTTaacagaaatgtttgtgttgaaaCCGGTTTATACTGACCTAGAGGAGCAGGGCAGACTAATAAGCAGCAACAGAAGGTTGCAGGGAGTGTGCTCACTGGAGTTCAATAATGAATTCAATAAGACTAATCTTTGTTGATAAGATTAGGTCTCTGAAGTAGCACCAGTTTAACCTGAGCAATTACTTTAACGATAAACAAGCACATGGCTtgacacaaaaagacaaataaaccAGTACAGATGTCGCAATGCCAAATACACAGATATATAAGCAACTCACCCGACATACTGAAGGTCAAATCTGATTGGCAACTGGAAGTCCAGCTGGATTGTGGCACACTGGTGTTGTCTGCCAATCGCATCTTTGATCTGAATGTCAATCTATGATGAAACATGGAAGACGTGTGTGAGCTTTACTCTTCAACCAAGACCTACAAATCATTAAGTGCATGTggactgaaataaaaacaaagtgattATCAGGAGAAGCTCATCTAGCTAATTATGGCTAGATTGTGGTAAATGCACATGTTTTTCTACCTGAGGTTTTAATGAGAAGGTTAAAATTGCTgttaaaaaaggtaaaaaagcataaaaaaggaaaaaagctgGATCTGACTAACAGACAAAAAGCTACCTAGCAGCACCTCTGCTGTTCACTAACACACAGTTATACTGTACATCATGTTTGACTGAtccacagctaaaaaaaaatgttgaaaaaatgTATCATCTGCATGTCACCCTTCCTGCTGACCTTTGGTCCGTAGAAGGCTCCGTCTCCAGGGTTCAGCTCCCAGCGTTCACCAAACTGCTGCAGACTTTTCTCCAACTGctgctcacataaacacacagttggCATAAAAGATAATATCAGTACATTAGTCtttctgtacatgtgtgtgaagGAGCAGTGGGAGCTCAGAACCATAATGTTCAATTACACTCAATTGAATCAGCTTGAATTGCCGATGTGCCTATTTAAAAGGCGTCCATGGGGATTCAGATATACATCTCCTTTAGCAGCTCTGCAGTGGAAAGTACCACTCACACAACTGATTGGTTAAGCAGATATCATTACACCACGCCACTTTGTTTAAAGAAGATTTTTTTGGGGGTCCTGTGATTAACAGCCTCCTGCTCatattatatacacatttaGCAGCTCAGCCGGTCTACCACTGCTTTTGGCAAACACGATGATAAaaagtgtttgaatgtgtgtgtttacctgctcAGCATTGTCCCACTGTTCAGGCTCCCCCAGGCAGGGTGTGGGACGTGTAGACAGCAGGCAGTGAAGGGAAAACCCAAACACTTGATAGACGCTCCTAACAAAGTCCAAACACGCCACAATCTCTCTTTCCAGCTGGGCAGAAAGAATGAAAAAGGTCAAGATGAGTGCAACAAGAagacacaataataaaataacaacCACAGCTGAAAGTAAAGGCGTACAGAGTGTTTAATTACAACCAAGgtgggggaggaaaaaaatacacgCACGTGTGTTTTTTGAGCACTTAAGCGATTGAATTAGAATTTAAGAGTTAACTTAGTGATGCTTATCATGCGTGCACGATCTCTGCATATTAACAGGATGCATACAGGGGGGCCTGAGGAGCAGTATCATGGGAACGTTCCAGGACTATATGAAGGGGATCAGGATttctgcacaaagacacacacatggaaggGTAATGTTTGAACAGGACAAAGACCTTCATTCATCCAGACTGAGGCCTCCTGGAATGTTCACAAATGATTTGTACTGCCCATCTAATCACTGTAATATGGCTCCACATGTGTCCCATTTACAGTGTCACTTCCAGTTAAAACACCTTTAAAACCACCAACTCACCaaccaaacacattttctttgcgTCTGCATTTGTACCTGCTCGGGTGTGCAGAAGATGTGAGCGTCATCCTGGCAGAACCTGCGAACGCGAGTTAATCCTCCAAGAGCTCCAGACAGCTCATTACGATGGAGTGCACCAAAGTCAGCCCATCGCAGAGGAAGCTCCCTCCACGAGCGAACACGCTGCTCAAACATGAGACTAAACACAAGAAAAGACAATCTCTGTCACTGAGATGGCACTCGAGTATaggaatgtctgtgtgtgtatatgtgtgtgtgtgtgcgtgtgttcaCCAGTGTGCTGGACAGTTCATGGGTTTAAGTGCGTAGGTCTGTGAGCCCTCTGATGTCACGGTGAACATGTTCTCGCTGTAGTGCTCCCAGTGGCCTGAGCGCTCCCATAAGGCAGTGCTGTACAGTGTTGGGGTCACAACCTCGGTGAAACCTCGCCTTCGGTACTCACTCTTCAggtcaggaaggaaggaagtgtgtgacagtgagtgCAGGGCAAAGGTCAGACTGTGACAACAGTGTCATAATTCAGGGCAAACAAGAGTAATATCCTGCAGTGAACATGCACCGTATATGCTCAGGGTTTCAATTAACACAGCACATGCTGAGTGCCAATTGTGTTTACGCGGATGTTATTCATTATCCATCCAAAGAAGGTAACACACTCCAGAACATACAAGCAGCAATGTTggaattattaaattaaaagcaAGTGGAGCATTATGGTTTCAGTTGCATAAACAGTGCTGAACAATTACAGTTTTAGTTCAAGTGGCTGCAGTTGAAGAGCTGTGGctgtttcatgtttatttttcaaCTGTGTTGCTTGTGAAGAAACCGTTAACCATAAAGTAGCATTATGTTTGTTCAACCACGTTACAATGATCCACAATGACATGGTTGAGCCAACACGTATTCTTTAGTACAGCATCTGTCTAAACTTAAGTCAGGGTTGCAAATATGCCTTATTTATAAAGTTCAGTGCACCTTAATGAAGTCAGTGAGAGTGTTGTAGATGTGGGCTCCTTTGGGCAGGAAGAAACAACTGCCTGGACTGACATCATTGAAGAAAAACAGCTCCTGATCCTGTGCAAAAAATATGAACATGTAATGTTAAAAACAACGATTGGGAACATTTGATTTGAGCAACTGTCTTCACTTTTTATCTTACTGTCCCAATGCGTCTGTGGTCCCTCCTCTttgcctcctcctgctctctctcccactcttgCTTGTCCTTCTCTCCTGGAAAGGCAACTCCTAAGAGACGCGTCAAACCTGAGGACTCTGTCTGATTGGCTATGGTCACGGCGGACATCTGGGATGGCACAGAGATGGAGTTAGGGAAAGGATGGTGAGAAGTGGCAGGATAAATGTTGAGTGAACAAAGAGGTGATGAAAGGGAAAGGGAAAGGGAAAGGGGGGGGTCAGCCAAAAGAGGGTGAACAGATGAGAGACAGCACGTCTGATGGATGGCAGTGTGTTTGTAAGAGCCCAGAACAGGAATCTGGCCTCCGACAAACACAACATCCTGCTGCTGATATTTCCAGCCCCTGGCTGTTGTG contains:
- the tars2 gene encoding threonine--tRNA ligase, cytoplasmic isoform X1; its protein translation is MEVTHLFRIVICRLAARAALRAHRRYSQLQVSHALSERLQVFESLRKKRAKEVSEKPLTILLADGRTVKGTAGVTTPLFVAQSVRSKDALVSKVNGQLWELGRPLEADCELQFLGFHTVEGKRAAWRTGACVLGGVLEQVFGAKVCREGASEFGLFCDHLLDNSSLSLSEVEERCNKVAALKLPLSSVDLSAEEFQELFQNSRLRLQLVQEQMSGSTVTVHRCGDSIAVCDGPLLPHTGLLRVFKMLQMSAVTIANQTESSGLTRLLGVAFPGEKDKQEWEREQEEAKRRDHRRIGTDQELFFFNDVSPGSCFFLPKGAHIYNTLTDFIKSEYRRRGFTEVVTPTLYSTALWERSGHWEHYSENMFTVTSEGSQTYALKPMNCPAHCLMFEQRVRSWRELPLRWADFGALHRNELSGALGGLTRVRRFCQDDAHIFCTPEQLEREIVACLDFVRSVYQVFGFSLHCLLSTRPTPCLGEPEQWDNAEQQLEKSLQQFGERWELNPGDGAFYGPKIDIQIKDAIGRQHQCATIQLDFQLPIRFDLQYVGQDGRLHRPVMVHRAVLGSLERMIAILAENFGGKWPLWLSPAQIMVIPVGGNSELYSRQVVQQFHGAGFMVDLSDDQGATLNKKIRSAQLAQYNYIFVVGDKECESGTVNVRSRGGKQLGRRPIEEVLASLTRLRDTRSNHDEF
- the tars2 gene encoding threonine--tRNA ligase, cytoplasmic isoform X2, which translates into the protein MEVTHLFRIVICRLAARAALRAHRRYSQVSHALSERLQVFESLRKKRAKEVSEKPLTILLADGRTVKGTAGVTTPLFVAQSVRSKDALVSKVNGQLWELGRPLEADCELQFLGFHTVEGKRAAWRTGACVLGGVLEQVFGAKVCREGASEFGLFCDHLLDNSSLSLSEVEERCNKVAALKLPLSSVDLSAEEFQELFQNSRLRLQLVQEQMSGSTVTVHRCGDSIAVCDGPLLPHTGLLRVFKMLQMSAVTIANQTESSGLTRLLGVAFPGEKDKQEWEREQEEAKRRDHRRIGTDQELFFFNDVSPGSCFFLPKGAHIYNTLTDFIKSEYRRRGFTEVVTPTLYSTALWERSGHWEHYSENMFTVTSEGSQTYALKPMNCPAHCLMFEQRVRSWRELPLRWADFGALHRNELSGALGGLTRVRRFCQDDAHIFCTPEQLEREIVACLDFVRSVYQVFGFSLHCLLSTRPTPCLGEPEQWDNAEQQLEKSLQQFGERWELNPGDGAFYGPKIDIQIKDAIGRQHQCATIQLDFQLPIRFDLQYVGQDGRLHRPVMVHRAVLGSLERMIAILAENFGGKWPLWLSPAQIMVIPVGGNSELYSRQVVQQFHGAGFMVDLSDDQGATLNKKIRSAQLAQYNYIFVVGDKECESGTVNVRSRGGKQLGRRPIEEVLASLTRLRDTRSNHDEF